One genomic window of Coffea eugenioides isolate CCC68of chromosome 1, Ceug_1.0, whole genome shotgun sequence includes the following:
- the LOC113783118 gene encoding glucan endo-1,3-beta-glucosidase 4 isoform X1 has product MIQAVLLKERRQICSESKLYFMVEPRMLKLWLGIIILFITCLSIAAGAFVGFNIGTDLSNLPSATDVVAILKAHQITHVRLFDADAHMLTALADTGIEVMVSVTNEEILGIGQTPSVAAAWVNKNVAAFVPSTNITAIAVGSEVLTTIPNAARILVPAMNYLQKALVASNLNDQIKVSTPQSMDVIPRPFPPSTAAFNSTWNSTIFQMLQFLKNTNSYYMLNAYPYYGYVNTNGIFPIDYALFRPLSSVKEIVDPNTLLHYDSMFDAMVDATYNSIAAFNISGIPVVVTETGWPWLGGANEQDATVENAETFNNNLIRRVSNDSGPPSQPDIPINTYIYELFNEDKRPGPISERNWGIFFPNGSTVYPISLGSSVNVSTNSSGVFCIAKQDADSKKLQNGLNYACGQGQANCSAIQTGQPCYFPDTLQNHASYAYNDYYQKMHTFGGTCDFDGTATTTSQDPSYGSCKFTGSSSTSGRGLFPPPALGPVGPSSQGSSVRAFSFGFLLVVFLSVVMADVSISMSL; this is encoded by the exons GAGCATTTGTTGGTTTTAACATTGGCACCGACCTTTCAAACCTACCATCAGCAACTGATGTGGTTGCCATCTTAAAAGCCCATCAAATAACTCATGTCCGCCTATTTGATGCTGATGCTCACATGTTGACTGCTCTCGCGGATACTGGTATTGAGGTCATGGTTAGCGTCACAAACGAGGAGATTCTGGGGATTGGTCAAACTCCATCTGTGGCAGCGGCCTGGGTGAATAAGAATGTTGCTGCTTTCGTTCCCTCAACCAATATTACAGCTATTGCTGTGGGCAGTGAGGTTCTAACTACCATTCCTAATGCTGCCCGTATTTTAGTTCCTGCCATGAATTATCTTCAGAAAGCTTTGGTTGCTTCTAACTTAAATGATCAGATTAAAGTTTCAACCCCACAATCAATGGATGTAATCCCTAGGCCCTTTCCTCCATCAACTGCAGCATTCAATTCCACATGGAACTCCACAATTTTTCAGATGCTtcagtttttgaaaaatactaATTCCTATTACATGTTGAATGCCTATCCTTATTATGGATATGTTAATACCAACGGCATCTTTCCAATTGATTATGCTCTTTTCCGACCACTTTCCTCAGTTAAAGAAATTGTTGATCCAAATACCCTTTTGCATTACGACAGCATGTTTGATGCTATGGTGGATGCTACCTATAACTCCATTGCAGCATTCAATATCTCAGGCATCCCGGTTGTTGTGACAGAAACTGGCTGGCCATGGCTTGGCGGTGCCAACGAACAAGATGCCACAGTAGAAAATGCTGAAACTTTTAATAATAACTTAATCCGGCGTGTATCAAATGACTCTGGTCCTCCTAGTCAGCCAGACATTCCCATAAACACTTATATCTATGAATTGTTCAATGAGGACAAAAGGCCAGGGCCTATTTCAGAGAGGAACTGGGGAATCTTTTTTCCCAATGGAAGCACGGTATATCCAATTAGTTTAGGTAGTTCAGTTAATGTCAGTACAAATTCTTCAGGTGTATTTTGCATAGCTAAACAAGATGCTGATTCCAAGAAGCTGCAAAATGGACTTAATTATGCTTGTGGACAAGGCCAGGCTAACTGCTCAGCCATTCAGACAGGGCAGCCTTGTTATTTCCCTGATACTTTGCAAAATCATGCTTCTTATGCCTATAATGATTATTATCAGAAGATGCACACCTTTGGTGGAACCTGTGACTTTGATGGTACAGCAACAACTACAAGTCAAGATCCAA GCTATGGATCCTGTAAATTTACTGGAAG TTCAAGTACAAGTGGTCGTGGTCTATTTCCACCTCCAGCATTGGGACCTGTAGGTCCATCCTCACAAGGCTCAAGCGTTCGAGCGTTCAGTTTTGGCTTTCTGTTGGTTGTATTTTTGTCTGTGGTCATGGCTGATGTTAGTATTTCCATGAGTTTGTAG
- the LOC113777713 gene encoding BUD13 homolog, translated as MAGASSSLKEYLKRYQDGNEEEDKKKKKKKKKAKQVDTGVVVVDEDPIWQKPVRIEEEEENDSADEEKPLVDEDIEVKRMKRLELLRARRPFGSISEDGSGWVSISDAPKTSNFSDKVLDISPPRRRRADTPSPEHDLRSSSGRDADLSPPRKRRVRNDTPSPEPMLRPPGTGDAESLLERTRTTRNDSPSPEPDWRSRATGADFSPPRQRQKHYLKEKDERDISPPRRRKASYDTSSSKSGFGPSESRREVVNLSPPRRQRVRHLSPSPLTREETSSPGDPDSDLSPPRRFHQDHLHTSPVADLSPPRKGRKDRYVSSDLSARQATQHLNENDAVQASSALDLSPPRKRKEKSPTSKQQVKTGLVTGQDLKEEIARKKKEDMLRFKEMDPSISGRGAEPVYRDKVTGKRMSKDEFLKSQKKEEKPKEVKLEWGKGLAQKREAEARLQELESEKDKPFARRRDDPELDRMLKERVRWGDPMAHLVKKKQFGPVMEDLGDDEKMKESGFIIPQEIPSHSWLRRGLDAAPNRYGIKPGRHWDGVDRSSGFEKQMFKRMNEKQATEREAYLWSVSDM; from the exons ATGGCTGGTGCATCCTCGTCGCTGAAGGAATATTTGAAAAGATATCAAGATGGGAATGAGGAAgaggacaaaaagaaaaagaagaagaagaagaaggctAAACAGGTTGATACTGGTGTAGTTGTTGTTGATGAAGATCCCATATGGCAAAAACCAGTgagaattgaagaggaagaggagAATGATTCAGCCG ATGAAGAGAAGCCCCTGGTTGATGAGGACATTGAAGTCAAACGAATGAAGAGATTGGAGCTACTTAGAGCTAGACGTCCTTTTGGCTCCATATCTGAGGATGGAAGTGGTTGGGTTTCAATCTCTGATGCTCCTAAAACATCAAACTTTAGTGACAAAGTCTTGGATATCTCACCACCACGTAGGCGGAGGGCTGACACACCATCTCCAGAACATGATCTGAGGTCATCTAGCGGACGAGATGCTGATCTGTCACCACCTCGTAAAAGAAGAGTTCGGAATGATACACCTTCTCCAGAACCCATGCTAAGGCCTCCTGGCACAGGTGATGCTGAGTCGTTGCTAGAACGGACACGTACAACTCGAAACGATTCACCTTCACCAGAACCTGATTGGAGATCAAGAGCAACAGGTGCAGATTTCTCACCTCCTCGGCAAAGACAGAAACATTACCTAAAAGAAAAGGATGAAAGGGATATTTCTCCTCCTCGTAGGAGAAAGGCTTCATATGATacttcatcatcaaaatctgGGTTTGGACCTTCGGAGTCTCGTAGAGAAGTTGTGAATCTTTCACCCCCACGACGGCAAAGGGTACGCCATCTGTCTCCATCGCCATTGACTAGGGAAGAAACATCAAGCCCTGGAGATCCAGATTCTGACCTCTCTCCTCCCCGTCGCTTTCATCAAGATCATTTGCATACCTCTCCAGTGGCAGATCTTTCACCTCCAAGGAAAGGTAGGAAGGATAGATATGTATCAAGTGATCTCTCTGCTCGACAGGCCACTCAGCACTTGAATGAGAATGATGCTGTACAAGCATCCTCTGCTTTAGACCTTTCTCCTCCaagaaaaaggaaggagaaATCTCCAACTTCAAAGCAGCAGGTGAAAACTGGTCTAGTTACTGGGCAAGACCTCAAAGAAGAAATCGctagaaagaagaaagaagatatGTTGAGGTTTAAAGAAATGGATCCTTCTATAAGTGGTCGTGGTGCTGAACCTGTCTATCGTGATAAAGTAACAGGTAAGAGAATGTCAAAAGATGAGTTCTTAAAATCGCAAAAGAAGGAAGAGAAGCCCAAGGAAGTCAAATTGGAATGGGGTAAAGGATTGGCACAGAAACGAGAAGCTGAAGCAAGACTGCAGGAATTAGAGAGCGAGAAAGACAAACCATTTGCAAGAAGAAGAGATGACCCTGAACTTGACAGAATGCTCAAGGAAAGAGTCAGATGGGGTGATCCTATGGCACACTTGGTCAAGAAAAAGCAGTTTGGGCCAGTTATGGAAGATTTAGGTGATGATGAGAAGATGAAAGAATCAGGTTTCATCATTCCTCAGGAAATCCCCAGTCACAGCTGGCTAAGAAGAGGATTAGATGCTGCACCAAACCGTTATGGTATTAAACCAGGGAGACACTGGGATGGCGTTGATCGCAGCAGTG GTTTTGAGAAGCAAATGTTTAAGAGAATGAATGAGAAACAAGCTACAGAGAGGGAGGCCTACTTGTGGTCTGTGTCTGATATGTGA
- the LOC113783118 gene encoding glucan endo-1,3-beta-glucosidase 4 isoform X2, which produces MIQVLLKERRQICSESKLYFMVEPRMLKLWLGIIILFITCLSIAAGAFVGFNIGTDLSNLPSATDVVAILKAHQITHVRLFDADAHMLTALADTGIEVMVSVTNEEILGIGQTPSVAAAWVNKNVAAFVPSTNITAIAVGSEVLTTIPNAARILVPAMNYLQKALVASNLNDQIKVSTPQSMDVIPRPFPPSTAAFNSTWNSTIFQMLQFLKNTNSYYMLNAYPYYGYVNTNGIFPIDYALFRPLSSVKEIVDPNTLLHYDSMFDAMVDATYNSIAAFNISGIPVVVTETGWPWLGGANEQDATVENAETFNNNLIRRVSNDSGPPSQPDIPINTYIYELFNEDKRPGPISERNWGIFFPNGSTVYPISLGSSVNVSTNSSGVFCIAKQDADSKKLQNGLNYACGQGQANCSAIQTGQPCYFPDTLQNHASYAYNDYYQKMHTFGGTCDFDGTATTTSQDPSYGSCKFTGSSSTSGRGLFPPPALGPVGPSSQGSSVRAFSFGFLLVVFLSVVMADVSISMSL; this is translated from the exons GAGCATTTGTTGGTTTTAACATTGGCACCGACCTTTCAAACCTACCATCAGCAACTGATGTGGTTGCCATCTTAAAAGCCCATCAAATAACTCATGTCCGCCTATTTGATGCTGATGCTCACATGTTGACTGCTCTCGCGGATACTGGTATTGAGGTCATGGTTAGCGTCACAAACGAGGAGATTCTGGGGATTGGTCAAACTCCATCTGTGGCAGCGGCCTGGGTGAATAAGAATGTTGCTGCTTTCGTTCCCTCAACCAATATTACAGCTATTGCTGTGGGCAGTGAGGTTCTAACTACCATTCCTAATGCTGCCCGTATTTTAGTTCCTGCCATGAATTATCTTCAGAAAGCTTTGGTTGCTTCTAACTTAAATGATCAGATTAAAGTTTCAACCCCACAATCAATGGATGTAATCCCTAGGCCCTTTCCTCCATCAACTGCAGCATTCAATTCCACATGGAACTCCACAATTTTTCAGATGCTtcagtttttgaaaaatactaATTCCTATTACATGTTGAATGCCTATCCTTATTATGGATATGTTAATACCAACGGCATCTTTCCAATTGATTATGCTCTTTTCCGACCACTTTCCTCAGTTAAAGAAATTGTTGATCCAAATACCCTTTTGCATTACGACAGCATGTTTGATGCTATGGTGGATGCTACCTATAACTCCATTGCAGCATTCAATATCTCAGGCATCCCGGTTGTTGTGACAGAAACTGGCTGGCCATGGCTTGGCGGTGCCAACGAACAAGATGCCACAGTAGAAAATGCTGAAACTTTTAATAATAACTTAATCCGGCGTGTATCAAATGACTCTGGTCCTCCTAGTCAGCCAGACATTCCCATAAACACTTATATCTATGAATTGTTCAATGAGGACAAAAGGCCAGGGCCTATTTCAGAGAGGAACTGGGGAATCTTTTTTCCCAATGGAAGCACGGTATATCCAATTAGTTTAGGTAGTTCAGTTAATGTCAGTACAAATTCTTCAGGTGTATTTTGCATAGCTAAACAAGATGCTGATTCCAAGAAGCTGCAAAATGGACTTAATTATGCTTGTGGACAAGGCCAGGCTAACTGCTCAGCCATTCAGACAGGGCAGCCTTGTTATTTCCCTGATACTTTGCAAAATCATGCTTCTTATGCCTATAATGATTATTATCAGAAGATGCACACCTTTGGTGGAACCTGTGACTTTGATGGTACAGCAACAACTACAAGTCAAGATCCAA GCTATGGATCCTGTAAATTTACTGGAAG TTCAAGTACAAGTGGTCGTGGTCTATTTCCACCTCCAGCATTGGGACCTGTAGGTCCATCCTCACAAGGCTCAAGCGTTCGAGCGTTCAGTTTTGGCTTTCTGTTGGTTGTATTTTTGTCTGTGGTCATGGCTGATGTTAGTATTTCCATGAGTTTGTAG
- the LOC113783641 gene encoding uncharacterized protein LOC113783641 isoform X1, which produces MSALCVQLNINSRGGCLAMAVAQQNSSSSSNSSTTVQLPEEKVEKKKKNSRVLILGGTGRVGGSTAIALSKLSPDLQIIIAGRNRERGAAMVDKLGDDSEFTAVNIDDSKSLEAALVDVDLVLHTAGPFQQAQKCTVLEAAIRTKTAYIDVCDDTSYAYRAKAYMDEAVTAGIPAITTGGIYPGVSNVMAAELVRVAKSESEVKPERLRFYYYTAGSGGAGPTILSTSFLLLGEEVVAYNKGKKINLKPYSGMLNIDFGMGIGKRDVFLLNLPEVCSAYEILGVPTVSARFGTAPFFWNWGMLAMTNLLPAEFLRDRSKVQQLVQAFDPLVRAVDKFAGERVSMRVDLEGSDGYNRIAIFSHRQLSKSVGNATAAFVLAVLEGSTQPGVWFPEEPQGIAVEAREILLKRASQGTLNFIMNKAPWMIETDPKEIGLGIYV; this is translated from the exons ATGAGTGCCCTTTGCGTGCAATTGAACATCAACAGCAGAGGTGGTTGTTTAGCAATGGCAGTTGCCCAGCagaacagcagcagcagcagcaacagtAGTACGACAGTTCAACTTCCAGAGGAAAAGGttgagaagaagaagaagaattccAGAGTCTTGATATTGGGAGGCACCGGAAGAGTTGGTGGCTCCACCGCCATTGCTCTCTCTAAACTCTCCCCTGACTTGCAGATAATCATTGCTGGTAGAAATAG GGAAAGAGGTGCAGCCATGGTGGATAAATTAGGAGACGACTCAGAATTCACTGCAGTCAATATTGATGACTCTAAATCATTGGAAGCAGCTTTAGTTG ATGTGGACCTTGTTCTTCATACTGCAGGCCCATTTCAACAGGCTCAGAAGTGCACTGTCCTGGAAGCTGCCATTCGGACCAAG ACAGCATATATTGATGTATGTGACGATACAAGCTATGCATACCGTGCCAAAGCTTATATGGATGAAGCTGTGACTGCAGGCATTCCTGCCATAACAACTGGTGGAATCTATCCAGGAGTTAGTAATG TTATGGCAGCAGAACTTGTTCGTGTGGCCAAAAGTGAAAGTGAAGTAAAACCAGAGAGGTTAAG ATTTTACTACTATACAGCTGGTTCTGGTGGTGCTGGCCCAACAATATTGTCTACTAGCTTTTTACTTCTTGGAGAAGAGGTAGTTGCATATAACAAAG GGAAAAAAATCAACTTAAAGCCCTACAGTGGAATGCTCAACATTGACTTTGGAATGGGGATCGGGAAGAGGgatgtttttctttt AAATTTGCCAGAGGTGTGTAGTGCTTATGAGATCCTTGGAGTACCAACTGTCAGTGCTCGGTTTGGAACTGCACCATTCTTCTGGAACTGGGGAATGTTGGCCATGACAAATCTGCTACCTGCT GAATTCTTAAGAGACAGAAGCAAAGTTCAACAACTGGTGCAAGCGTTTGATCCACTAGTACGAGCAGTAGATAAATTTGCTGGAGAGAGAGTTTCAATGCGG GTTGATCTGGAAGGTTCTGATGGATACAATAGAATAGCGATATTCAGTCATAGACAGCTTTCTAA ATCAGTTGGAAATGCAACAGCAGCATTTGTACTTGCAGTTCTTGAAGGAAGCACACAGCCTGGTGTTTGGTTTCCAGAAGag CCTCAGGGTATTGCTGTTGAGGCTAGGGAAATTCTTCTCAAGCGGGCTTCACAAGGAACATTGAATTTTATAATGAACAA GGCACCATGGATGATAGAAACAGATCCTAAGGAGATTGGATTGGGAATATATGTATGA
- the LOC113783118 gene encoding glucan endo-1,3-beta-glucosidase 4 isoform X3, producing MVEPRMLKLWLGIIILFITCLSIAAGAFVGFNIGTDLSNLPSATDVVAILKAHQITHVRLFDADAHMLTALADTGIEVMVSVTNEEILGIGQTPSVAAAWVNKNVAAFVPSTNITAIAVGSEVLTTIPNAARILVPAMNYLQKALVASNLNDQIKVSTPQSMDVIPRPFPPSTAAFNSTWNSTIFQMLQFLKNTNSYYMLNAYPYYGYVNTNGIFPIDYALFRPLSSVKEIVDPNTLLHYDSMFDAMVDATYNSIAAFNISGIPVVVTETGWPWLGGANEQDATVENAETFNNNLIRRVSNDSGPPSQPDIPINTYIYELFNEDKRPGPISERNWGIFFPNGSTVYPISLGSSVNVSTNSSGVFCIAKQDADSKKLQNGLNYACGQGQANCSAIQTGQPCYFPDTLQNHASYAYNDYYQKMHTFGGTCDFDGTATTTSQDPSYGSCKFTGSSSTSGRGLFPPPALGPVGPSSQGSSVRAFSFGFLLVVFLSVVMADVSISMSL from the exons GAGCATTTGTTGGTTTTAACATTGGCACCGACCTTTCAAACCTACCATCAGCAACTGATGTGGTTGCCATCTTAAAAGCCCATCAAATAACTCATGTCCGCCTATTTGATGCTGATGCTCACATGTTGACTGCTCTCGCGGATACTGGTATTGAGGTCATGGTTAGCGTCACAAACGAGGAGATTCTGGGGATTGGTCAAACTCCATCTGTGGCAGCGGCCTGGGTGAATAAGAATGTTGCTGCTTTCGTTCCCTCAACCAATATTACAGCTATTGCTGTGGGCAGTGAGGTTCTAACTACCATTCCTAATGCTGCCCGTATTTTAGTTCCTGCCATGAATTATCTTCAGAAAGCTTTGGTTGCTTCTAACTTAAATGATCAGATTAAAGTTTCAACCCCACAATCAATGGATGTAATCCCTAGGCCCTTTCCTCCATCAACTGCAGCATTCAATTCCACATGGAACTCCACAATTTTTCAGATGCTtcagtttttgaaaaatactaATTCCTATTACATGTTGAATGCCTATCCTTATTATGGATATGTTAATACCAACGGCATCTTTCCAATTGATTATGCTCTTTTCCGACCACTTTCCTCAGTTAAAGAAATTGTTGATCCAAATACCCTTTTGCATTACGACAGCATGTTTGATGCTATGGTGGATGCTACCTATAACTCCATTGCAGCATTCAATATCTCAGGCATCCCGGTTGTTGTGACAGAAACTGGCTGGCCATGGCTTGGCGGTGCCAACGAACAAGATGCCACAGTAGAAAATGCTGAAACTTTTAATAATAACTTAATCCGGCGTGTATCAAATGACTCTGGTCCTCCTAGTCAGCCAGACATTCCCATAAACACTTATATCTATGAATTGTTCAATGAGGACAAAAGGCCAGGGCCTATTTCAGAGAGGAACTGGGGAATCTTTTTTCCCAATGGAAGCACGGTATATCCAATTAGTTTAGGTAGTTCAGTTAATGTCAGTACAAATTCTTCAGGTGTATTTTGCATAGCTAAACAAGATGCTGATTCCAAGAAGCTGCAAAATGGACTTAATTATGCTTGTGGACAAGGCCAGGCTAACTGCTCAGCCATTCAGACAGGGCAGCCTTGTTATTTCCCTGATACTTTGCAAAATCATGCTTCTTATGCCTATAATGATTATTATCAGAAGATGCACACCTTTGGTGGAACCTGTGACTTTGATGGTACAGCAACAACTACAAGTCAAGATCCAA GCTATGGATCCTGTAAATTTACTGGAAG TTCAAGTACAAGTGGTCGTGGTCTATTTCCACCTCCAGCATTGGGACCTGTAGGTCCATCCTCACAAGGCTCAAGCGTTCGAGCGTTCAGTTTTGGCTTTCTGTTGGTTGTATTTTTGTCTGTGGTCATGGCTGATGTTAGTATTTCCATGAGTTTGTAG
- the LOC113783641 gene encoding uncharacterized protein LOC113783641 isoform X3, giving the protein MSALCVQLNINSRGGCLAMAVAQQNSSSSSNSSTTVQLPEEKVEKKKKNSRVLILGGTGRVGGSTAIALSKLSPDLQIIIAGRNRERGAAMVDKLGDDSEFTAVNIDDSKSLEAALVDVDLVLHTAGPFQQAQKCTVLEAAIRTKTAYIDVCDDTSYAYRAKAYMDEAVTAGIPAITTGGIYPGVSNVMAAELVRVAKSESEVKPERLRNLPEVCSAYEILGVPTVSARFGTAPFFWNWGMLAMTNLLPAEFLRDRSKVQQLVQAFDPLVRAVDKFAGERVSMRVDLEGSDGYNRIAIFSHRQLSKSVGNATAAFVLAVLEGSTQPGVWFPEEPQGIAVEAREILLKRASQGTLNFIMNKAPWMIETDPKEIGLGIYV; this is encoded by the exons ATGAGTGCCCTTTGCGTGCAATTGAACATCAACAGCAGAGGTGGTTGTTTAGCAATGGCAGTTGCCCAGCagaacagcagcagcagcagcaacagtAGTACGACAGTTCAACTTCCAGAGGAAAAGGttgagaagaagaagaagaattccAGAGTCTTGATATTGGGAGGCACCGGAAGAGTTGGTGGCTCCACCGCCATTGCTCTCTCTAAACTCTCCCCTGACTTGCAGATAATCATTGCTGGTAGAAATAG GGAAAGAGGTGCAGCCATGGTGGATAAATTAGGAGACGACTCAGAATTCACTGCAGTCAATATTGATGACTCTAAATCATTGGAAGCAGCTTTAGTTG ATGTGGACCTTGTTCTTCATACTGCAGGCCCATTTCAACAGGCTCAGAAGTGCACTGTCCTGGAAGCTGCCATTCGGACCAAG ACAGCATATATTGATGTATGTGACGATACAAGCTATGCATACCGTGCCAAAGCTTATATGGATGAAGCTGTGACTGCAGGCATTCCTGCCATAACAACTGGTGGAATCTATCCAGGAGTTAGTAATG TTATGGCAGCAGAACTTGTTCGTGTGGCCAAAAGTGAAAGTGAAGTAAAACCAGAGAGGTTAAG AAATTTGCCAGAGGTGTGTAGTGCTTATGAGATCCTTGGAGTACCAACTGTCAGTGCTCGGTTTGGAACTGCACCATTCTTCTGGAACTGGGGAATGTTGGCCATGACAAATCTGCTACCTGCT GAATTCTTAAGAGACAGAAGCAAAGTTCAACAACTGGTGCAAGCGTTTGATCCACTAGTACGAGCAGTAGATAAATTTGCTGGAGAGAGAGTTTCAATGCGG GTTGATCTGGAAGGTTCTGATGGATACAATAGAATAGCGATATTCAGTCATAGACAGCTTTCTAA ATCAGTTGGAAATGCAACAGCAGCATTTGTACTTGCAGTTCTTGAAGGAAGCACACAGCCTGGTGTTTGGTTTCCAGAAGag CCTCAGGGTATTGCTGTTGAGGCTAGGGAAATTCTTCTCAAGCGGGCTTCACAAGGAACATTGAATTTTATAATGAACAA GGCACCATGGATGATAGAAACAGATCCTAAGGAGATTGGATTGGGAATATATGTATGA
- the LOC113759884 gene encoding germin-like protein subfamily 1 member 14 — translation MAFRFHIAAVILTLVFAIVCASDPSPLQDFCVAVPDANATVFVNGKICKDPKLVKPKDFFFPGLNKPGSTANPLGSNVTQVNVNQIPGLNTLGVSLARLDFAPYGLNPPHTHPRATEVLFVLEGTLLVGFVTSNPGMNMKNKLFTKVLNPGDVFVFPQGLIHFQFNQGKTDAVAFAGFGSQNPGVITIANAVFGSDPPISPDVLTKAFQVGNDVIKKLQSQFWCDNNYNP, via the exons ATGGCTTTTCGCTTCCATATAGCCGCAGTCATCTTGACACTTGTTTTCGCAATTGTCTGTGCATCTGATCCGAGTCCATTGCAGGATTTTTGTGTGGCAGTTCCTGATGCCAATGCCACCG TATTTGTCAATGGAAAGATATGCAAGGATCCAAAGCTTGTGAAACCCAAAGATTTCTTCTTTCCTGGGCTTAACAAGCCAGGAAGCACAGCAAATCCACTCGGGTCTAATGTAACACAAGTAAATGTGAACCAAATTCCAGGACTCAACACTTTAGGTGTTTCCTTAGCACGCCTCGATTTTGCGCCTTATGGTTTGAACCCTCCCCACACCCACCCTCGTGCTACCGAGgtcctctttgttttggagggCACTCTTCTTGTTGGCTTCGTTACTTCGAATCCAGGCATGAACATGAAGAATAAGCTCTTCACCAAGGTTTTGAATCCAGGAGACGTGTTTGTGTTCCCGCAAGGCCTCATTCATTTCCAATTCAACCAAGGAAAGACCGACGCTGTTGCTTTTGCTGGTTTTGGCAGCCAGAATCCAGGAGTCATCACCATTGCTAATGCTGTATTCGGATCAGATCCTCCAATTTCTCCTGATGTTCTTACCAAAGCATTCCAGGTTGGAAACGATGTCATCAAAAAACTTCAGTCACAATTTTGGTGCGATAACAACTACAACCCATAA
- the LOC113783641 gene encoding uncharacterized protein LOC113783641 isoform X2, with the protein MSALCVQLNINSRGGCLAMAVAQQNSSSSSNSSTTVQLPEEKVEKKKKNSRVLILGGTGRVGGSTAIALSKLSPDLQIIIAGRNRERGAAMVDKLGDDSEFTAVNIDDSKSLEAALVDVDLVLHTAGPFQQAQKCTVLEAAIRTKTAYIDVCDDTSYAYRAKAYMDEAVTAGIPAITTGGIYPGVSNVMAAELVRVAKSESEVKPERLRFYYYTAGSGGAGPTILSTSFLLLGEEVVAYNKGKKINLKPYSGMLNIDFGMGIGKRDVFLLNLPEVCSAYEILGVPTVSARFGTAPFFWNWGMLAMTNLLPAEFLRDRSKVQQLVQAFDPLVRAVDKFAGERVSMRVDLEGSDGYNRIAIFSHRQLSKSVGNATAAFVLAVLEGSTQPGVWFPEEPGV; encoded by the exons ATGAGTGCCCTTTGCGTGCAATTGAACATCAACAGCAGAGGTGGTTGTTTAGCAATGGCAGTTGCCCAGCagaacagcagcagcagcagcaacagtAGTACGACAGTTCAACTTCCAGAGGAAAAGGttgagaagaagaagaagaattccAGAGTCTTGATATTGGGAGGCACCGGAAGAGTTGGTGGCTCCACCGCCATTGCTCTCTCTAAACTCTCCCCTGACTTGCAGATAATCATTGCTGGTAGAAATAG GGAAAGAGGTGCAGCCATGGTGGATAAATTAGGAGACGACTCAGAATTCACTGCAGTCAATATTGATGACTCTAAATCATTGGAAGCAGCTTTAGTTG ATGTGGACCTTGTTCTTCATACTGCAGGCCCATTTCAACAGGCTCAGAAGTGCACTGTCCTGGAAGCTGCCATTCGGACCAAG ACAGCATATATTGATGTATGTGACGATACAAGCTATGCATACCGTGCCAAAGCTTATATGGATGAAGCTGTGACTGCAGGCATTCCTGCCATAACAACTGGTGGAATCTATCCAGGAGTTAGTAATG TTATGGCAGCAGAACTTGTTCGTGTGGCCAAAAGTGAAAGTGAAGTAAAACCAGAGAGGTTAAG ATTTTACTACTATACAGCTGGTTCTGGTGGTGCTGGCCCAACAATATTGTCTACTAGCTTTTTACTTCTTGGAGAAGAGGTAGTTGCATATAACAAAG GGAAAAAAATCAACTTAAAGCCCTACAGTGGAATGCTCAACATTGACTTTGGAATGGGGATCGGGAAGAGGgatgtttttctttt AAATTTGCCAGAGGTGTGTAGTGCTTATGAGATCCTTGGAGTACCAACTGTCAGTGCTCGGTTTGGAACTGCACCATTCTTCTGGAACTGGGGAATGTTGGCCATGACAAATCTGCTACCTGCT GAATTCTTAAGAGACAGAAGCAAAGTTCAACAACTGGTGCAAGCGTTTGATCCACTAGTACGAGCAGTAGATAAATTTGCTGGAGAGAGAGTTTCAATGCGG GTTGATCTGGAAGGTTCTGATGGATACAATAGAATAGCGATATTCAGTCATAGACAGCTTTCTAA ATCAGTTGGAAATGCAACAGCAGCATTTGTACTTGCAGTTCTTGAAGGAAGCACACAGCCTGGTGTTTGGTTTCCAGAAGag CCTGGTGTGTAG